A genomic window from Antedon mediterranea chromosome 4, ecAntMedi1.1, whole genome shotgun sequence includes:
- the LOC140047968 gene encoding cyclin-dependent kinase 9-like isoform X2 yields MTSSALNNKYDSVEFPFCDEVTKYEKLTKIGQGTFGEVFKARHKRNRRVVALKKVLMENEKEGFPITALREIKILQLLRHENVVHLIEICRTKAYNRFKGSIFLVFEFCEHDLAGLLSNANVKFSLGEIKEVVKQLLNGLYYIHSNKILHRDMKAANILITKEGKLKLADFGLARAFSHAKPSQPNRYTNRVVTLWYRPPELLLGERNYGPPIDMWGAGCIMAEMWTRSPIMQGNTEQHQLTLISHLCGSISPEIWSGVDKLEFFSKLELPKGHKRKVKERLKAYVKDQIALDLIDKLLWLDPSNRINSDDALNHDFFWLDPLPCSLQKMLSLHTQSMFEFLAPPRRRIQQQAQHSAVPPRRSANLPQSHDQTFDRVF; encoded by the exons atgactTCTAGTGCTTTGAATAACAAATATGACTCTGTTGAGTTCCCATTTTGTGATGAGGTCACCAAATATGAAAAACTTACCAAAATTGGTCAAGGAACATTTGG AGAGGTTTTCAAGGCTAGACACAAAAGAAACAGAAGAGTGGTTGCACTTAAGAAAGTTCTCATGGAAAATGAAAAAGAAGGA TTTCCGATTACAGCCTTAAGAGAAATCAAAATCTTGCAACTTCTCCGACACGAAAATGTGGTTCATCTAATTGAGATTTGCCGAACAAAAG CATATAACCGTTTCAAGGGAAGTATCTTCTTAGTGTTTGAGTTCTGCGAACATGATTTAGCTGGGCTACTAAGCAATGCAAATGTCAAGTTCTCGCTTGGCGAGATAAAAGAGGTTGTGAAACAGCTTCTAAACGGACTCTACTATATCCATAGTAACAAAATACTACACAGAGACATGAAAGCAGCTAATATTCTTATAACAAAGGAAGGCAAGTTAAAATTAGCAGACTTTGGTCTTGCCAGGGCTTTCAGCCACGCTAAACCTAGCCAGCCGAACAGGTACACAAATAGAGTTGTCACATTATGGTACCGACCACCTGAGCTATTATTAGGTGAAAGAAATTACGGTCCACCTATAGATATGTGGGGTGCTGGGTGTATCATGGCTGAAATGTGGACGAGAAGTCCCATAATGCAAGGCAACACAGAGCAACATCAGTTGAccttaatatcacatttatgtGGGTCAATTTCGCCAGAAATATGGTCAGGCGTTGACAAACTTGAATTCTTTTCTAAACTTGAACTTCCAAAAGGTCACAAACGAAAAGTAAAAGAACGACTCAAAGCCTACGTGAAAGATCAGATTGCTTTGGACCTGATTGACAAACTGTTGTGGCTTGACCCGTCCAATCGTATTAATAGCGATGATGCCTTGAATCATGATTTCTTTTGGTTAGACCCGCTACCGTGTTCACTGCAAAAGATGTTGTCGTTACATACGCAATCCATGTTCGAGTTCCTTGCGCCACCACGGAGGCGAATCCAACAGCAAGCGCAGCATTCTGCTGTCCCACCACGAAGATCGGCAAACTTACCACAATCACATGATCAAACATTTGACAGAGTGTTTTGA
- the LOC140047969 gene encoding cyclin-dependent kinase 9-like isoform X2 yields MANEKEGFPITALREIKILQQLRHENITHLIEICRAKGTSNDHCNTSIYLVFEFCDHDLAGLLSNPQVKFSLPEIKEVMKQLLNGMYYIHSNKILHRDMKTANILITQTGNLKLADFGLARPFSLARPNQPNRYTNRVVTLWYRPPELLLGERNYGPPIDLWGAGCIMAEMWTRTPIMQGSTEQHQLNLISNLCGSITPEVWPEVEQLEFYSKIKLQPDLRRKVKERLHLYVRDQIALDLIDKLLAIDPAKRLNSDDALNHDFFWVDPMPRSFAKMLTLHTQSMFEFSALNRRRQQQNQQKIKKPPHGLDMSFDRVF; encoded by the exons ATGGCCAATGAAAAGGAAGGG TTTCCAATCACAGCTTTAAGAGAGATAAAGATTCTTCAACAATTACGTCATGAAAATATTACGCATTTGATAGAGATATGCAGAGCCAAAG GAACATCAAACGACCATTGCAATACTAGTATCTACCTCGTATTTGAGTTCTGCGACCATGATCTGGCTGGGTTACTTAGCAACCCTCAAGTCAAGTTTTCATTGCCTGAGATCAAAGAAGTTATGAAGCAGCTTTTGAATGGcatgtattatatacatagtaaTAAAATTCTACATCGTGACATGAAAACAGCAAACATTTTAATCACTCAGACAGGAAATTTGAAATTAGCAGACTTTGGACTTGCTCGACCATTCAGCCTCGCCAGACCGAATCAGCCTAATAGGTATACAAATCGCGTTGTCACGCTCTGGTACCGCCCACCCGAGCTTTTACTCGGAGAGAGAAATTACGGACCACCCATTGATCTGTGGGGTGCAGGGTGCATTATGGCTGAGATGTGGACACGCACACCAATAATGCAAGGAAGCACAGAACAACATCAACTCAACCTCATATCTAATTTGTGTGGTTCTATTACACCAGAAGTTTGGCCTGAAGTTGAACAACTAGAATTTTACTCTAAGATAAAACTGCAACCAGATCTCCGACGCAAAGTAAAAGAAAGATTACATCTATATGTTCGTGATCAGATTGCGTTAGATTTGATCGATAAATTATTAGCAATAGATCCAGCAAAGCGTCTCAACAGTGATGATGCCCTCAATCATGATTTCTTCTGGGTTGATCCAATGCCACGCTCTTTTGCCAAAATGCTTACGTTGCATACACAATCAATGTTTGAATTCTCTGCTCTAAATCGTAGACGTCAACAGCAGAACCAACAGAAAATAAAGAAACCACCTCATGGTCTTGACATGTCCTTTGACCGGGTATTTTAA
- the LOC140047969 gene encoding cyclin-dependent kinase 9-like isoform X1: protein MASNSASKIDSLEFPFCDDVKKYEKILKIGQGTFGEVFKARDKKSRKIVALKKVLMANEKEGFPITALREIKILQQLRHENITHLIEICRAKGTSNDHCNTSIYLVFEFCDHDLAGLLSNPQVKFSLPEIKEVMKQLLNGMYYIHSNKILHRDMKTANILITQTGNLKLADFGLARPFSLARPNQPNRYTNRVVTLWYRPPELLLGERNYGPPIDLWGAGCIMAEMWTRTPIMQGSTEQHQLNLISNLCGSITPEVWPEVEQLEFYSKIKLQPDLRRKVKERLHLYVRDQIALDLIDKLLAIDPAKRLNSDDALNHDFFWVDPMPRSFAKMLTLHTQSMFEFSALNRRRQQQNQQKIKKPPHGLDMSFDRVF from the exons ATGGCTTCAAATTCAGCCAGCAAGATTGATTCATTGGAGTTTCCATTCTGTGATGATGTAAAAAAGTAcgaaaaaatattgaaaattggccaaggaACTTTTGG AGAAGTTTTCAAAGCACGAGACAAAAAGTCGAGAAAGATTGTAGCACTGAAAAAAGTGTTAATGGCCAATGAAAAGGAAGGG TTTCCAATCACAGCTTTAAGAGAGATAAAGATTCTTCAACAATTACGTCATGAAAATATTACGCATTTGATAGAGATATGCAGAGCCAAAG GAACATCAAACGACCATTGCAATACTAGTATCTACCTCGTATTTGAGTTCTGCGACCATGATCTGGCTGGGTTACTTAGCAACCCTCAAGTCAAGTTTTCATTGCCTGAGATCAAAGAAGTTATGAAGCAGCTTTTGAATGGcatgtattatatacatagtaaTAAAATTCTACATCGTGACATGAAAACAGCAAACATTTTAATCACTCAGACAGGAAATTTGAAATTAGCAGACTTTGGACTTGCTCGACCATTCAGCCTCGCCAGACCGAATCAGCCTAATAGGTATACAAATCGCGTTGTCACGCTCTGGTACCGCCCACCCGAGCTTTTACTCGGAGAGAGAAATTACGGACCACCCATTGATCTGTGGGGTGCAGGGTGCATTATGGCTGAGATGTGGACACGCACACCAATAATGCAAGGAAGCACAGAACAACATCAACTCAACCTCATATCTAATTTGTGTGGTTCTATTACACCAGAAGTTTGGCCTGAAGTTGAACAACTAGAATTTTACTCTAAGATAAAACTGCAACCAGATCTCCGACGCAAAGTAAAAGAAAGATTACATCTATATGTTCGTGATCAGATTGCGTTAGATTTGATCGATAAATTATTAGCAATAGATCCAGCAAAGCGTCTCAACAGTGATGATGCCCTCAATCATGATTTCTTCTGGGTTGATCCAATGCCACGCTCTTTTGCCAAAATGCTTACGTTGCATACACAATCAATGTTTGAATTCTCTGCTCTAAATCGTAGACGTCAACAGCAGAACCAACAGAAAATAAAGAAACCACCTCATGGTCTTGACATGTCCTTTGACCGGGTATTTTAA
- the LOC140047968 gene encoding cyclin-dependent kinase 9-like isoform X1 produces the protein MTSSALNNKYDSVEFPFCDEVTKYEKLTKIGQGTFGEVFKARHKRNRRVVALKKVLMENEKEGFPITALREIKILQLLRHENVVHLIEICRTKATAYNRFKGSIFLVFEFCEHDLAGLLSNANVKFSLGEIKEVVKQLLNGLYYIHSNKILHRDMKAANILITKEGKLKLADFGLARAFSHAKPSQPNRYTNRVVTLWYRPPELLLGERNYGPPIDMWGAGCIMAEMWTRSPIMQGNTEQHQLTLISHLCGSISPEIWSGVDKLEFFSKLELPKGHKRKVKERLKAYVKDQIALDLIDKLLWLDPSNRINSDDALNHDFFWLDPLPCSLQKMLSLHTQSMFEFLAPPRRRIQQQAQHSAVPPRRSANLPQSHDQTFDRVF, from the exons atgactTCTAGTGCTTTGAATAACAAATATGACTCTGTTGAGTTCCCATTTTGTGATGAGGTCACCAAATATGAAAAACTTACCAAAATTGGTCAAGGAACATTTGG AGAGGTTTTCAAGGCTAGACACAAAAGAAACAGAAGAGTGGTTGCACTTAAGAAAGTTCTCATGGAAAATGAAAAAGAAGGA TTTCCGATTACAGCCTTAAGAGAAATCAAAATCTTGCAACTTCTCCGACACGAAAATGTGGTTCATCTAATTGAGATTTGCCGAACAAAAG caaCAGCATATAACCGTTTCAAGGGAAGTATCTTCTTAGTGTTTGAGTTCTGCGAACATGATTTAGCTGGGCTACTAAGCAATGCAAATGTCAAGTTCTCGCTTGGCGAGATAAAAGAGGTTGTGAAACAGCTTCTAAACGGACTCTACTATATCCATAGTAACAAAATACTACACAGAGACATGAAAGCAGCTAATATTCTTATAACAAAGGAAGGCAAGTTAAAATTAGCAGACTTTGGTCTTGCCAGGGCTTTCAGCCACGCTAAACCTAGCCAGCCGAACAGGTACACAAATAGAGTTGTCACATTATGGTACCGACCACCTGAGCTATTATTAGGTGAAAGAAATTACGGTCCACCTATAGATATGTGGGGTGCTGGGTGTATCATGGCTGAAATGTGGACGAGAAGTCCCATAATGCAAGGCAACACAGAGCAACATCAGTTGAccttaatatcacatttatgtGGGTCAATTTCGCCAGAAATATGGTCAGGCGTTGACAAACTTGAATTCTTTTCTAAACTTGAACTTCCAAAAGGTCACAAACGAAAAGTAAAAGAACGACTCAAAGCCTACGTGAAAGATCAGATTGCTTTGGACCTGATTGACAAACTGTTGTGGCTTGACCCGTCCAATCGTATTAATAGCGATGATGCCTTGAATCATGATTTCTTTTGGTTAGACCCGCTACCGTGTTCACTGCAAAAGATGTTGTCGTTACATACGCAATCCATGTTCGAGTTCCTTGCGCCACCACGGAGGCGAATCCAACAGCAAGCGCAGCATTCTGCTGTCCCACCACGAAGATCGGCAAACTTACCACAATCACATGATCAAACATTTGACAGAGTGTTTTGA